The genome window CAGCGGCTTGCGCCAGATGGCCCGCCGGAGTTCGCGAATGGATTCGACGGTGATGGCCTCCGAAATGATCTCCGGTCCGGTCCAGAAAATCTGAATCGACGGTTCCAGGAGACGCCCAATTTCCTTGAGGTAACCGGAATCTCCGGGTGGCCCCGACATTTTCCCGCAATACTGTGTCGGACAGAAGCAAAGCGTCGCGTCCGCCACGCGCGAGCGGACGAAACCGAGCAGTTCGTTGGCCACAAAACTCTGCGCGGCGGCGATGGACCCGAACTGTCGCGCGTCGGCCGGGGAGAGAACGGCGGGGATGTCATCGAACAGAATCGCGAACCGCCGGCAGTTCAGGTCGAGCAGTTGCGAAATTTTCTTCCGCAGAACCGCAAGATCCTTCCTGCTCGAGTAGGCGAGGTCGAGACCCGGCGCGATGGAATAGACGAATGCCAGTCCCTTGCCGCGGCAGTCACGGATCAAGGTTTGCAGCATGATGGCCTCCGCTCCCGAGTAAGGCGCGCGCCACAGCGTCCGGTGCTTCACATCATCCTTGGGCGCGTAAAGGTAGGTATTCATGCCCCAGCTCCGCATGAGGCGGAAAAGCTCGTGCCGCTGCGTTGCCGACCAGGGCCGTCCGTAAAAGCCCTCCGCCACGCCGCAAATGAATTTCTTCGATTCCATGTTTATTTTACCGCTCCTGCAATCACACCCCGGATCACCTGCCGGTTGAAGATGGCATAAACCAGCAGTGTTGGCACGGAAATCAACGACAGACCGGCCAGCAACGCCGGGTAATCCGTGTTGTGCGCCTGTTCGAAAGCGATCATCCCCACGGGCAGCGTCTTCATGGCGGGGTCAACGATGAACAGCATCGCCATAAGAAACTCGTTCCAGGTGTTCAGGCAGGTGATGACAACGATCGTCGCCACTGCCGGCCGGGCAACCGGCAGCAGGATGCTGAAATAAAATCGCGCGGTCCGGACGCCGTCGAGTCGCGCTGCTTCTTCGAGTTCAACCGGCAGCGCCGCAAAGAATGCCACGAACAGAAGAATCGCCACCGGCAGATTTTGCGCGGTGTATGGCAGGATCAAAGCCCACAAACTATCATGGACGCCGAGGCTCTCCAGGAGACGAGTCAACGGAATGAGGTAGGACTGCACCGGCAAAATCATGCCGACGAAAAACAGCGCGAGCCAGAGTTTGCGCAACGGAAATCGCGCCTTGCTGAGCGCAAATCCAGCCCAGGCGCCGAAGCACACGACCGCCGCCGCGCTCAGGCCCGTCACCCAGAGTGAATTGATGAAATAGGAACCCATGTTGCCCTGGCGAACCGCTTTCTGGTAATTCGCAAGACTGATCCCGTGCGGCAGGGAAAACGGGTGGCTGAAAATCTCGACGTTCGACGATTTGAAACTGCTCGCAGTCATCCAGACCATGGGAAAAAGGAAAAGCATCGCGAGCGCGATCCAGGCGGCCGATTTTGCCATTGGGGAAATCCTGTTCATGCCGGTTTCCCGATGCGTTTCAGCCAAAGGCTTTTCGCCCCGATGATGATTGCCACGGTGAACAGCACGAGCACCGTGAGGATCACCGCGAGCGCGCTGCCATAGCCCTTGTTGTCGAATTTGATGACCTCTTTCACCAAAAGCGTGGACACAATGCTTGTGTGGTCCTGGTTTGGAAGCAAAACCCAGAACAGATCAAACGCCTTGAACGCGCCGGTGAAGCAAATCAACAACGCGACATAGAGGACTTCCCTGAGCAGCGGCAGCTTGACCTGCCAGAACGTCTGCCAGGCGTCCGCGCCGTCGAGCCGTGCCGCTTCCAGGATTTCTTCGGGAATGTTCGCGAGGCCCGCCAGGAAAATGACCATGAAAAATCCGGCGGAAGCCCACCCGGAAATGACGGAAATCGTCACCAGCGCGCGGCTCTCGTTCAGCATTCCCGGAAACACGCCCACACCGTCCTTGAACAAAAAGCCGAATACCAATCCGACGACGACCATGGACAACACCGCCGGTGAGAAGAACGCGACGCGCAGGAAATGGTTGAAGCGTGTGTTCTTCTCCAGCCCCACCGCCAGCGCGAGGCCGGTGACCACTTCAAAAAGCAGTGTCCAGAGCATGTAACCGAGATTGTTGCCGAGTGACTGGTGAAACTTCGGGTCGGTCACGGCGTAGCGGTAATAGAGGAACCCGGCGAAGTGGAGTTTGTTTCCCTGATACGAGTAAAATGAATCAAGGAGCGTCCGCGTGGAAGGAATCAGCACGAATACGACGAACAATGCGAGCGCCGGCACGAAGAAAAGAATTTGCCCGCGACGTGTCACAATCCCTTCCTCGCGAGGTTTTGCTTTTCGTTCGACCAATAAGCCGCGGCGTCTTTCAAATCCACCTTGCCGGTCAGCAGTTTGCCGACCATCTCATAGAACGCCGCCGCCTGCTCAGGCCGGTAGCCGGTGTCGGGCGGCGGCACCAGCGCCGGGGCGGCCGCCAGAAACTGCAACATCTGCTTTGCCAGCGGGTCGTTGGTGAACTCCGGCGCATCTCGCCGCACGGAAAGATTT of Candidatus Angelobacter sp. contains these proteins:
- a CDS encoding sugar ABC transporter permease, with translation MPALALFVVFVLIPSTRTLLDSFYSYQGNKLHFAGFLYYRYAVTDPKFHQSLGNNLGYMLWTLLFEVVTGLALAVGLEKNTRFNHFLRVAFFSPAVLSMVVVGLVFGFLFKDGVGVFPGMLNESRALVTISVISGWASAGFFMVIFLAGLANIPEEILEAARLDGADAWQTFWQVKLPLLREVLYVALLICFTGAFKAFDLFWVLLPNQDHTSIVSTLLVKEVIKFDNKGYGSALAVILTVLVLFTVAIIIGAKSLWLKRIGKPA
- a CDS encoding carbohydrate ABC transporter permease; translated protein: MAKSAAWIALAMLFLFPMVWMTASSFKSSNVEIFSHPFSLPHGISLANYQKAVRQGNMGSYFINSLWVTGLSAAAVVCFGAWAGFALSKARFPLRKLWLALFFVGMILPVQSYLIPLTRLLESLGVHDSLWALILPYTAQNLPVAILLFVAFFAALPVELEEAARLDGVRTARFYFSILLPVARPAVATIVVITCLNTWNEFLMAMLFIVDPAMKTLPVGMIAFEQAHNTDYPALLAGLSLISVPTLLVYAIFNRQVIRGVIAGAVK
- a CDS encoding beta-N-acetylglucosaminidase domain-containing protein; translated protein: MESKKFICGVAEGFYGRPWSATQRHELFRLMRSWGMNTYLYAPKDDVKHRTLWRAPYSGAEAIMLQTLIRDCRGKGLAFVYSIAPGLDLAYSSRKDLAVLRKKISQLLDLNCRRFAILFDDIPAVLSPADARQFGSIAAAQSFVANELLGFVRSRVADATLCFCPTQYCGKMSGPPGDSGYLKEIGRLLEPSIQIFWTGPEIISEAITVESIRELRRAIWRKPLLWDNLHANDYDLRRIYLGPYSGRSLELREEISGVLSNPNCEFEANYIPLRTLAMYARAKDRWNPRHAFRTALSGWLAQWKTHAPATISSGEVELFCDCFYLPAEFGGQARHFLDDFRFLLRTPPKGWGGTLRRFERTCVKLIALIDKMNSLKNRGLLFALYRHGWELREEVQLLGHYVRWLQTNRGAEKAFVSPDRRPKIYRGGLVAELQRLLPMDE